Part of the Streptomyces sp. f51 genome is shown below.
CAAGAAGCCGCCGCGGCACCTTGCCGATCTCACGCCCGCCGAGCGCAAAGAGGCGGTTGCCGCGATCGGTGAGAAGCCGTTTCGTGCCAAGCAGCTCTCGCAGCACTACTTCGCCCGGTACGCGCACGACCCCGCCGAGTGGACGGACATCCCGGCCGCCTCGCGCGGCAAGCTCCAGGAAGCGCTGCTTCCCGAGCTGATGACGGTCGTGCGGCACCTGTCGACCGACCAGGACACCACCCGCAAGACCCTGTGGCGGCTGTTCGACGGCACGCTCGTCGAGTCCGTGCTGATGCGCTACCCGGACCGGGTCACCATGTGCATCAGCTCGCAGGCCGGCTGCGGGATGAACTGCCCGTTCTGCGCCACCGGACAGGCGGGCCTCGACCGGAACCTGTCGACCGGCGAGATCGTGCACCAGATCGTCGACGGGATGCGCGCGCTGCGCGACGGCGAGATCCCCGGGGGCCCCGCGCGGCTGAGCAACATCGTCTTCATGGGGATGGGCGAGCCGCTCGCCAACTACAAGCGGGTGGTCGGCGCGATCCGTGCCCTCACCGACCCGGAGCCGGACGGGCTGGGGCTGTCGCAGCGCGGTATCACCGTCTCGACGGTCGGCCTGGTTCCCGCGATCAACCGGTTCTCGGACGAGGGCTTCAAGTGCCGGCTCGCGATCTCGCTGCACGCCCCGGACGACGAACTGCGCGACACCCTCGTCCCCGTGAACACGCGGTGGCAGGTGCGCGAGGTGCTGGACGCGGGCTGGGGGTACGCGGACAGGTCCGGGCGCCGTCTGTCCATCGAGTACGCCCTGATCCGCGACATCAACGACCAGGCGTGGCGTGGTGACCGGCTCGGACGGATGCTCAAGGGCAAGCCCGTGCATGTCAACCTCATCCCGCTGAACCCGACCCCGGGCTCGAAGTGGACCGCCTCGCGGCCCGAGGACGAGAAGGCGTTCGTCGAGGCCATCGCGGCCCACGGCGTCACCGTGACCGTCCGGGACACCCGGGGCCAGGAGATCGACGGAGCGTGTGGTCAGCTCGCCGCGACCGAGCGGTAGGCTGAACCGAGTCGGTCCCCCGCCTGTCGCGGGGTCCGGCGCCGCCGCGGCCGGACGGTTCACCGTCCGGTGACGGCACCGTCCGACATCTTCATATTCCGACAGGGGAGCGCCACAGCGCTGAGAGTGCGGGACAGACCGCAGACCCTCTGAACCTTGCCCAGGTCATTCTGGGTAGGAAGTTCGGTCGTTACTCAAGCTGTTGCGCCCTGCCCGGGAACCGTCAGAGGTCCCGGGCAGGGCCGCGTCTCTTCCTGGTCACCCAGGAGGAATCAGTGAGCATCACCACCACCGTCAGCGGCGGCAGAAGGTTCGCCGTCATGGCCGCCGGCCTCGGGCTCGTCGCCCTGCCCGCGCTGTCCGCGTGCGGCTCGTCCGGCGCCGCGGGCTCGGGCGACTCGAAGACGGTCACGCTGGTCAGCCATGACTCGTGGGCCGTGTCGAAGAGCGTCCTGGCGGACTTCGAGAAGCAGTCCGGCTACAAGGTCCGCGTCCTCAAGGACGGCGACGCGGGGCAGGCCGTGAACAAGGCCGTCCTGACCAAGGACAACCCCCAGGGCGATGTCTTCTTCGGCGTCGACAACACCCTGCTCTCCCGCGCGCTCGACAACGGGATCTTCCAGCCGTACACGGCCAGGGGCACGGACCAGGTCGAGCCGGCGTACCGGATCGACCAGGACAAGCACCGGGTCACCCCCATCGACACGGGCGACATCTGCGTCAACTACGACAAGGCGTGGTTCGCCCGGCACAAGCTGACGCCGCCGCGGTCCTTCGACGACCTCGTCAAGCCCGCGTACAAGAACCTCCTCGTCACGGAGAACGCCGCCACCTCCTCGCCCGGCCTCGGCTTCCTGCTCGGGTCCGCCGCGCACTACGGCGACGGGGGCTGGGAGAGCTACTGGAAGAAGCTCAAGGCCAACGGCGTGAAGGTCGTGGACGGCTGGGAGCAGGCGTACAACGACGAGTTCTCGGGGTCCGCGGGCGGCAAGAAGGCCAAGGCCGACCGGCCGCTCGTGGTCTCGTACGCCTCCTCGCCCCCCGCCGAGGTCATCTACGGCGACCCCAAGCCCGCCACCGCCCCCACCGGGGTCGCGGACGGCACCTGTTTCCGGCAGGTGGAGTACGCGGGTCTGCTCAGCCACGCCGCGAACGCCAAGGGCGGCAAGGCGTTCCTGGACTTCCTGCTCACCAAGGAGTTCCAGGAGGACATGCCGCTCAACATGTTCGTCTACCCGGTCCGTGAGGGCGCGCGGGTGCCCGCCGAGTTCACGCAGTACGGTCCGCAGGCCAAGGATCCCGAGACCCTGACGCCCGCGAAGATCGCCGCCGACCGCGACCAGTGGGTCAAGTCGTGGACCTCGCTCGTACTGAAGTAGCCGACGCGAAGGCGAAGGCCGGCCGGCCGGCGGGGTCCGGCGCACCGGCCGGGTCCGGCGCACCGGCGGGGCCGGGCGGAGCCGCCGGGCGGCCCGGCGCCGGGCGGGCTCCGCGCCGGGACCGCGCGGGGAACGCGGCACGGTTCGCGCTCATGGCGCTGCCCGTCGCGTTCTTCGCGGTGTTCTTCGCCTATCCCGTCGCGGCGATCGTCTCGCGCGGCCTCCACGGGGACGGCGGCTGGCGGCTCGGCCGGATCTGGGAGGTCGCGACCCGGTCCGACATCCGGCACGTGCTGTGGTTCACCACCTGGCAGGCGCTCGCCTCGACGGCGCTCACGCTGCTGGTCGCGCTCCCCGGCGCGTATGTCTTCGCGCGCTTCGATTTCAGGGGCAAGCAGGTTCTGCGGGCCGTGGTGACGGTGCCCTTCGTGCTGCCGACCGTGGTCGTCGGCACCGCGTTCCTCGCGCTGGTCGGCCGCGGCGGACTGCTCGACGAACTGTGGGGCGTACGGCTGGACACCACGGTGTGGGCGATCCTGCTCGCGCACGTCTTCTTCAACTACGCGGTCGTCGTACGGACCGTCGGCGGGCTCTGGTCGCAGCTCGACCCGCGCCAGGAGGACGCCGCGCGCATGCTCGGCGCCTCACGCCTCGCCGCCTGGCGCAAGGTGACGCTGCCGGCGCTCGGACCCGCCGTGGCCGCCGCCGCCCTCATGGTCTTCCTCTTCACCTTCACCTCGTTCGGTGTGGTGCAGATCCTCGGCGGCCCCACCTTCTCGACCCTGGAGGTCGAGATCTACCGGCAGACCTCCGAGATCTTCGACCTCACCACGGCGGCGGTCCTCACGATCGTCCAGTTCGTGGCGGTCGGCGCGATCCTCGCCGTGCACGCGGCGACCGTACGCCGACGGGAGACGGCCCTGCGCCTGGTCGCCCCCGGCACCACCGCGCGCCGCCCGCGCGGCGCCGGACAGTGGGCCCTGCTCGCGGGCGTGCTGGCGAGCATCGCGGTCCTGCTGGTGCTGCCGCTCGCCGTCCTCGTGCAGCGCTCCCTCGGCGCCCCCGGGTTCGGCTACTACCGGGCCCTGGCCCACGACGACGGAAGCGTCTTCCTCGTCGCCCCCATCGAGGCGGTCGGCAACTCGCTGGAGTACGCGCTCGCCGCCACCGCCATCGCCGTGCTCATCGGCGGCCTGGCCGCCGCCGCCCTCACCCGGCGGGCCGGGCGTCTGATGCGGGGCTTCGACGCGCTGCTGATGCTGCCGCTCGGCGTCTCCGCCGTGACGGTCGGCTTCGGATTCCTGATCGCCCTGGACAAGCCGCCGCTCGACCTGCGCGCGAGCTGGATCCTGGTGCCGCTGGCGCAGGCCCTGGTGGGCGTGCCCTTCGTCGTACGGACCATGCTGCCCGTGCTGCGCGCGGTGGACGGGCGGCTGCGGGAGGCCGCGGCCGTCCTCGGGGCGTCGCCCTGGCGGGTGTGGCGCGAGGTCGATCTGCCGATGGTGCGGCGCGCCCTGCTGATCGCGGCGGGCTTCGCCTTCGCCGTCTCGCTCGGGGAGTTCGGCGCCACCGTCTTCATCGCGCGGCCCGACAACCCGACGCTGCCGGTCGCCGTGGCCCGGCTGCTCGGACGGGCCGGCGATCTCAACTACGGCCAGGCGATGGCCCTTTCGACGATCCTCATGGTGGTCTGCGCGGTGTCGCTGCTGCTGTTGGAGCGGGTACGGACCGACCGGACCGGGGAGTTCTAGATGCTGCTGAGCCTTCAGGGCGCGACCGTACGCTTCGGCGGACAGGCCGTGCTCGACGCCGTCGACCTGGAGGTCGCCGAGCACGAGATCGTGTGCGTGCTCGGGCCCAGCGGCAGCGGCAAGTCCACCCTGCTGCGGACGGTGGCCGGTCTTCAGCCCCTGGACGCGGGCCGGGTGCTGCTGGACGGACGCGACCAGGAACGCGTTCCCGCGCACCGGCGGGGCGTCGGCCTGATGTTCCAGGACCACCAGCTCTTCCCGCAGCGGGACGTCGGCGGCAACGTCGCCTTCGGGCTGCGGATGCAGGGCACGCCGAGGAACGGACAGGCGGCCAGGGTCGGGGAGTTGCTCGATCTCGTCGGTCTGCCCGGAGCCCGGGACCGTGCCGTCGCCTCGCTCTCCGGAGGTGAACAGCAGCGCGTCGCGCTGGCCCGCGCCCTGGCGCCGCGCCCGCGGCTGCTGATGCTCGACGAACCCCTCGGCCAGCTGGACCGCTCCCTGCGCGAACGGCTCGTCGTCGAACTCCGTCAGCTCTTCGGCGAGTTGGGGACGACGGTGCTCGCCGTCACGCACGACCAGGGTGAGGCCTTCGCGCTCGCCGACCGGGTGGTGGTGATGCGGGACGGGCGGATCGCCCAGTCCGGTACGCCCCTCGACGTGTGGCAGCGTCCCGCGGACGCCTTCGTGGCCCGGTTCCTCGGCTTCGACAACGTGGTCGAGGCGACGGTGGGCGAGACGGCGGCCGACACCCCCTGGGGCAGGGTCCCGGTGCCCGAGGGTGCCGCCCAGGGGCCCGGCACGCTCCTCGTACGGCCCGCCGGGGTACGGCTCACGGCCGCCGCGGACGGGCTGCGCTGCACGGTCGCCGCCCGCACCTTCCGCGGCACCCACGTCGCCGTACGGCTTCAGCCCGAGGGCGCGCCCCCGCTGGAGGCGGCGTGCGCCCTGCGCGAGGCGCCGGAGCCCGGGGACGTGGTCGGGGTGGAGTTCGACGCCGCCGAGGTCGTCGTCCTGGGAGGGTCCGGGGCGTCCGGAACGCGGCCCGCCGCGAAGAACCCGGTACCGCGGGCGGGTTGAGCGGAACGTCCGGAAAAGCCGTGTGGCCCGCCCCCTCGACGGGGGCGGGCCACACGGTCGTTCGGATGCGGGTCAGCTCGCCTTCGAGGCGCCACGGCGGCGCATGCCGAAGAAGACCGCTCCGCCACCGACGACGACGAACGCACCGGCGATACCGGCGATCATCGGGGTGTTGGAGTTCGCACCGGTCTCGGCGAGGTTGGACTCACCGGCGGCCGCGGACGGCTGGTTGTCGCCCGGGGTGGCCGGAGCGGCGCTGCTCTCCGACTCCGACGGGCGCGCCGAGTCCGAGGGAGTCGCCGAGGGGGCGGACTCCGACGGCTCCGGGCTCGCCGACGGGGACGGGGACTCCGACTTCGGAGCGCAGGGCTCGGACGGCACCGACTTGACGTCCGTGTCCGAGTTGACGCGGGTCGGGACATCGATGTGGGCCCGGTACTTGCCCCCGGAAACCCAGTCCTCCGTCAGCGTGATGGCGACGGAGGCCTTGCCGTCCTTCTGGCCGGTGACCTCTCCGGAGCCGACCTGCTTGTCTTCGAGGAAGATCGTGACGGTGGCCTTGTTGGCGGTACGGTCCGTGTCGGACACGGTGACGATGGCCTTCGCGCCGTCGCAGGAAGCGACGGCGTCGAAGTCACCGATGTTGCAAGCGAGTGCGTTGCCGGCGACGCCGAGCGCGAGCGCGGCAGAGGCGGAGGCAACGCCGAGGATTCGCACGGAACGTGCGGTGCGTCGAGATATGGACACGATTGCCCTTCACAGGTTGCGCAACTGCGGGGGGTGTAGGGGGATTTGCTGTAATTCATTCCAGCAACAGCACCCCCAGAGGTCTCACAGGTTTATAAGTGCGACCTAAGGGCTGTCAATGCGTAGGCGCCGCCTGGTCGTTGGCTTTATCGAGTCGTTAACCTCCAAGGTGTTTGAGCGCCTGCGGAGCGTCATCGACCCCGTCGACAAGGGCGATGCGCGACTCCATCGCCCGCTCCCTGGCCAGCGCCCTGAGCAGCTCCCAGGCGGGAAATCTCTCGGTCCAGTGCACGCGGTCCACCAGGACCATCGGGGTCGGTTCGCCCTTGGATCCGTAGTAGTTGGGGGTCGCGTTGTCGAAGATCTCCTGTACGGTCCCGGCGGCGCCCGGCAGGAAGACGACGCCCGCGTTCGAGCGGGCCAGCAGGCCGTCCTCGCGGGTCGCGTTGGCAAAGTACTTGGCGATGTGCGCGGCGAAGGCGTTCGGCGGCTCGTGGCCGTAGAACCAGGTGGGCACGCCGATCGAGGGGCCGCCCGAGGGCCAGCGCTCGCGCACCTCGAACGCGGCGCGCGCCCAGTCGGTGACGGACGGCGTGAACGACGGGACGGCTGCCAGCACGCGCAGCGCCTCGTCGAGCATGCCGTCGTCGAACGGGGCCGCGTACGCGCCGAGGTTGGCCGCCTCCATGGCGCCGGGTCCGCCACCCGTGGCGACCATGAGGCCGGAGCGCGCGAGGGTGCGGCCGAGCCGCGCGGCCCCCGCGTAGGCCTCGGTGCCGCGCTCCATCGCGTGGCCGCCCATCACCCCGACCACCCGTACGCCGACGAGGAGTTCGTCGAGCGCGTCCGAGACGGAGTCGTCGTGGAGCGCGCGCACCGTCGAGGCGAATATGTCGCCGTCGGCCTTGGTCCGCTGGAACCAGGCGTACGCGCGGGCGTCGGGCGTCGCCTCGTAGCCGGTGTCCAGCGAGGCGAAGAGCTCGTCGGGGGAGTAGAGGCGGCCGCGGTAGGGGTCGAGCGGGAGGCCGGGTACGGGCGGGAAGACGAGCGCGCCCGAGGCCCGGGCCCGCGCGGCGGCCTCGGGTTCCATCGGGCAGCCGAGGAACACGGCGTCCGTGGTGTCCGAGGAGAGCAACTCCCGTGTACGGGCGGTCAGATCGACGGCCTGGACACGGAATCCGGCGAGTGAACCGCCTGCCGAGACGACCTCGTCGAACTCGGCGAGGGATTCGATCTCACGGTCGTGGGAGACGTGAAGGGGAGTCGGGAGCACCCGGCCATGCTAGGGGCTGCCGCCCGGGGCACCGGGGTTCGCTGCGACCCGGGGTGCCCGGCTCGGGCGCGCCCCATCCGAAGAGTCCCTGCCCCGGTCACCGGGGTTCGCTGCGACCGGGGGCCGGGTCGGGTATGTCGGGCTCGACGTATCTCCGCCCGGGCGCCGGGGTTTGCCGAGCCCGGGGGTGGCCCGGCTCGGGCGCGTTCCGCCGGAAGAGTCCCTGCCCCGGTCACCGGGGTTTGCTGCGACCGGGGGTCCGGGACGGGTATGTCGGGCTCGACGTATCTCCGCCCGGGCGCCGGGGTTTGCCGAGCCCGGGGGTGGCCCGGCTCGGGCGCGTTCCGCCGGAAGAGTCCCTGCCCCGGGCACCGGGGTTCGCTGCGACCGGGGTGTCCGGCTCAGGCGCGTTCCGCCCGAAGAGCCCCCCGCCCGGGGGCGTTCGGCAGGTGTGTGCGGGCGGGGCCGGGAGCGGGGAGTCGCCCCGGCCGGTCGGCGGGGCCCGGCGTCGCGGGCCGGGGCGGCGCGCGGACCCCTGTACCGCGCGCCGGCCCCGGAACATCGACCGGGCCGTGAGGTCCGGCCCGGACCGTCGACCCGTGTGGAGTTCAGCTCTGGACCGCCGCCGGGTCCATCCACATGACCTCCCAGGTGTGGCCGTCGAGGTCGTCGAAGGCGCGGCCGTACATGAAGCCCTGGTCCTGCGCCTCGCCCGTGCCCGAGCCGCCCGCCGCGATGGCCGCGTCGACCAGCTCGTCGACCTTCTCGCGGCTCTCGGCGCTCAGACACAGCAGCACCTCGCTGGTCGTCGTGGCGTCCGCGATCTCCTTCTTGGTGAAGTCCGCGTACCGCTGCCTGCTGAGCAGCATCGCGATGATCGTGTCGCTGATGACCACGCAGGCGCAGTCGTCGGTGGAGAACTGGGGGTTGATCGAGTAGCCGAGCTCCGTGAAGAACTTCCGGGACGCGGCGACGTCGGACACGGGCAGGTTCACGAAGATCATCTGCTGGTACATGCGAGGTTCTCCCGTCGGTGTGGTGCCGTTCGCTGGGGTAGACCGGGGGCCCGCCCGGAAATCATCGCCGTCCCGGACCTTTTCTCCGGGAGACCGTGCCGAGCTGTTCGCGGGCGCGTCGGCCGACCCGCCCGCGGACCGGTCAGCCGATCAGGGGGATCGCGGCCAGTTCGGCGACCGTCCAGGTCAGCGGGGCGAACGCGACGAACAGTGCCCCGGCGCGCAGGGCCGCGGCACCACGCAGCAGCGAGGCGGGCGCGCCCAGCCGCAGCAGCGCGGCCGTGGTGTCGGCACGCGCCTGCTTCGCCTCGACGGCGGCGGTCGCCAGCGTCAGCAGCGTGCACCCGGCGACCAGCAGGGCGCCGAGGGTGGTCAGCGGTCCGAACGCGGGCCGGGCGCCGGTGTACAGCGTGGTCACGGCGAACGCGCCCGACGCCACCGCGCACACCACTCCGAGCGGCTGCCCGATGCGCTTCGCCTCCGCCTGGAGCACCCGCCCGGCCAGCAGCCGCAGCGCGCCCGGACGTACGGCCTGGAGCAGCCACCCGCACAGATAGGTGATCGCGGGCCCGGCCAGGGCCAGCCCGACCGCGGTGAGCACCCAGCCGAGCAGGACCCCGGCGGGACCTCCGGCGAAGCCGCCGGGCAGGGCGAGCGCGGGGGCGGGGCCCGAACGGCTCGCGTACGTCTCCACGGCCAGCCCCGCCGCCACGGCGGCCGCGCCCCAGGGGAGCCCGTTGGGGTAGGACAGCGGGGCCGGGAACGAGAGGGAGCCGGCCTCGGCGGCCCGGCGCCGCTCCGGGCGCGCACCGGGCACGCCCGCGTCCTCGTACGCCGCTTCCGTGTCCTCGTACGGTGTGTCCACGCGCTCGTACGAGGAGAGCCGCTCGTGCGCACCGGGGGCCGCCGGTTCCGCGCGGAGCCCTGCGGCCGGCGAACGGTCCTCCGCGTCCGTCCCCGGGATCTCTCCGGAGGCGTAGGCCGCGGCCGTCCAGTGGAAGTCGTCGAAGCGGGGGCCACCGGCGCCGTCCGCGAGGGAGCCGGGCGCCGGCGCGTCGGAACCCTCACCGTCCGAGGAGCCGGCGTGGAGGCCGTCGCCCAGCGCCGTCACGGTCGGACCCGCGGCCGTGCCGGGCGTCGTGGCGGCCACCGGCCCGGCGGGCGAGGTGGCGCCCGCGCCGTCCGCGGGCCGTCCGCCGCCGCGGGTGCCGGGCCCTTGCGGGCTCGCGACCGGGCTCTGCCGGGACGACATCCAGGTGCGGCCGTAGGACCACGCGGCCCGTGCCGGACCCCGGCCCCGGGGCCGCAGCGCCACGGCCGCCGCTCCGGAGGCCGCCGCCGGCACCAGGGCGAGCAGCGTCAGGGCCGCGGGCAGGGGCAGGGACTGGCCGGAGGCCAGGAAGTCCGCCGCCGTTCCGCCGAACGGGACCCCGGTCAGATCGCCGCGCAGATGCAGGAAGAGGAGCAGGGCGAGCAGCGAACCGAGGAACGTGGACAGGGCCGTGGTGGCGGCGGAGATCGCCATCAGCCGGCCAGGACCGAGGCCGAGCGCGGAGAGACCGGACCGGGGCCGGGTGGCGGGGTCGGTGCGGGCCACCGCGACGGCGAAGTAGACCGTGGCGGCGAGGGGAACGACGCACCAGGCCAGGCGCAGCGCGCCGGCGGCCGAGGCGTCCGGACGGCTCATCGCGTACCCCAGCGTGCACAGCAGCAGGAACCCGGTGCCCGCGGAGGCGGCGGCGACCAGGAGCCGGCGGAGCTGGACGAGGGGGCTGCCCCCGCGGGCTAGACGGAGAGCGAGCACGCGGCCCGGCCTTCCGCCTCGGCGACCGGGGGCAGGTGGACGGTGTTCACACGCCGTCCGTCGAGCAGGGACACCGTGCGGTCGGCGAGGGCCGCGGTGTCCGGGTCGTGGGTGGCGAGGACGACGGTGATGCCGTGCGACCGGGCCGCCGAGGTGAGGGTGCGCAGCACATGGACCTGGTCGGCGCGGTGCAGCGGCGCGGTCGGCTCGTCGGCGAACAGCACGGTGGGCGCGGGGGCGAGGGCGCGGGCGACGGCCACGCGCTGCCGCTCGGACTGGAGCAGGGCGTGCGGGCGCTTACGGGCGCAGCCGCCGATGTCCAGGCGCTTCAGCCACTCCAGGGCGGCCGTCTTGGCGGCCCGGCGGGTCCAGCCGCGCAGCATCAGCGGGAGGGCCGTGTTCTCCCAGGCGTTCAGCTCGGGGATCAGCGTCGGGGAGGGGTCGATCCAGCCGAACCGGTCCCGGCGCAGCCGCTCGCGGGTGAGCCGGCCCATCGTGTGCACGGGCAGGCTGTTGAACCAGACCTCGCCGCGCTGCGGCAGCAGTTGGCCGGACAGACAGCGCAGGAGGGTCGTCTTGCCGCTGCCGCGCGGGCCGCCGACGGCGAGGATCTCGCCCTCACGGACGCCGAGCGAGACACCGCTGAGCGCGGGCGAGCCGTTGTGCTCGACGTGCAGGGCGCGTGCCCAGAGCACGTCGTTGTCAGGCGGGGCCACCATCGCGTACACCTCGTTCAGAGCTGATGTGCCGTGCCCGGCGATCTCTTCGAGGTCGCTCGGTCCCCCGGACGGGGGAACGAAGGCAGGGCCGATCGGTCACAGGGCACGCTAAGGAGTCGGGGCCGGGAGGGCGGACAGCACGCGGCCCCGGGCCGCCCATTCTCACTCGAACGGGGGGCACCGGGGCCGGGGTGATCAGCCGGACGCGAGACCGGAGTCCGCCTCGGGGGAGGACGGCGGATCCGGGCTCACGGCGGGGGATCGACGGGTGCGGTCAGAGCTTGGTCCACGCCTCCGTCAGGACCTGACGGACGATCCCCTCGATCTCGTCGAAGGTCGACTGGTCGGAGATCAGCGGCGGCGACAGCTGGATGACCGGGTCACCGCGGTCGTCGGCGCGGCAGTAGAGGCCGTACTCGAAGAGCTTCTTGGAGACGAAGCCGTAGAGCACGCGCTCCGACTCCTCGTCCGTGAAGGTCTCCTTGGTGGCCTTGTCCTTCACCAGCTCGATGCCGTAGAAGAAGCCGTTGCCGCGGACGTCGCCGACGATCGGCAGGTCGTGCAGCTTCTGGAGGGTCTTCAGGAAGTTCGCCTCGTTGTCCAGCACGTGCTGGTTGAGGCCCTCGCGCTCGAACAGGTCGAGGTTGGCGAGACCCACGGCCGCGGAGACCGGGTGGCCGCCGAAGGTGTAGCCGTGCAGGAACGTGTTGTCGCCCTTGTAGAACGGCTCGGCGATGCGGTCCGAGACGATCGCGGCGCCGATCGGGGAGTAGCCCGAGGTCATGCCCTTGGCGCAGGTGATGATGTCCGGGACGTAGCCGAACTTGTCACAGGCGAAGTAGGTGCCGAGACGGCCGAAGGCGCAGATGACCTCGTCCGAGACGAGCAGCACGTCGTACTTGTCGCAGATCTCGCGCACGCGCTGGAAGTATCCGGGCGGCGGCGGGAAGCAGCCGCCGGCGTTCTGCACGGGCTCCAGGAAGACCGCGGCGACGGTCTCCGGGCCCTCGAACAGGATCTCCTGCTCGATCTGGTCGGCGGCCCAGCGGCCGAAGGCCTCCGGGTCGTCGCCGTGGATCGGGGCGCGGTAGATGTTCGTGTTCGGCACCTTGTGCGCG
Proteins encoded:
- the rlmN gene encoding 23S rRNA (adenine(2503)-C(2))-methyltransferase RlmN, with the translated sequence MPKPGELTFVAPRGAKKPPRHLADLTPAERKEAVAAIGEKPFRAKQLSQHYFARYAHDPAEWTDIPAASRGKLQEALLPELMTVVRHLSTDQDTTRKTLWRLFDGTLVESVLMRYPDRVTMCISSQAGCGMNCPFCATGQAGLDRNLSTGEIVHQIVDGMRALRDGEIPGGPARLSNIVFMGMGEPLANYKRVVGAIRALTDPEPDGLGLSQRGITVSTVGLVPAINRFSDEGFKCRLAISLHAPDDELRDTLVPVNTRWQVREVLDAGWGYADRSGRRLSIEYALIRDINDQAWRGDRLGRMLKGKPVHVNLIPLNPTPGSKWTASRPEDEKAFVEAIAAHGVTVTVRDTRGQEIDGACGQLAATER
- a CDS encoding thiamine ABC transporter substrate-binding protein, with protein sequence MAAGLGLVALPALSACGSSGAAGSGDSKTVTLVSHDSWAVSKSVLADFEKQSGYKVRVLKDGDAGQAVNKAVLTKDNPQGDVFFGVDNTLLSRALDNGIFQPYTARGTDQVEPAYRIDQDKHRVTPIDTGDICVNYDKAWFARHKLTPPRSFDDLVKPAYKNLLVTENAATSSPGLGFLLGSAAHYGDGGWESYWKKLKANGVKVVDGWEQAYNDEFSGSAGGKKAKADRPLVVSYASSPPAEVIYGDPKPATAPTGVADGTCFRQVEYAGLLSHAANAKGGKAFLDFLLTKEFQEDMPLNMFVYPVREGARVPAEFTQYGPQAKDPETLTPAKIAADRDQWVKSWTSLVLK
- a CDS encoding iron ABC transporter permease, translating into MALPVAFFAVFFAYPVAAIVSRGLHGDGGWRLGRIWEVATRSDIRHVLWFTTWQALASTALTLLVALPGAYVFARFDFRGKQVLRAVVTVPFVLPTVVVGTAFLALVGRGGLLDELWGVRLDTTVWAILLAHVFFNYAVVVRTVGGLWSQLDPRQEDAARMLGASRLAAWRKVTLPALGPAVAAAALMVFLFTFTSFGVVQILGGPTFSTLEVEIYRQTSEIFDLTTAAVLTIVQFVAVGAILAVHAATVRRRETALRLVAPGTTARRPRGAGQWALLAGVLASIAVLLVLPLAVLVQRSLGAPGFGYYRALAHDDGSVFLVAPIEAVGNSLEYALAATAIAVLIGGLAAAALTRRAGRLMRGFDALLMLPLGVSAVTVGFGFLIALDKPPLDLRASWILVPLAQALVGVPFVVRTMLPVLRAVDGRLREAAAVLGASPWRVWREVDLPMVRRALLIAAGFAFAVSLGEFGATVFIARPDNPTLPVAVARLLGRAGDLNYGQAMALSTILMVVCAVSLLLLERVRTDRTGEF
- a CDS encoding ABC transporter ATP-binding protein; the encoded protein is MLLSLQGATVRFGGQAVLDAVDLEVAEHEIVCVLGPSGSGKSTLLRTVAGLQPLDAGRVLLDGRDQERVPAHRRGVGLMFQDHQLFPQRDVGGNVAFGLRMQGTPRNGQAARVGELLDLVGLPGARDRAVASLSGGEQQRVALARALAPRPRLLMLDEPLGQLDRSLRERLVVELRQLFGELGTTVLAVTHDQGEAFALADRVVVMRDGRIAQSGTPLDVWQRPADAFVARFLGFDNVVEATVGETAADTPWGRVPVPEGAAQGPGTLLVRPAGVRLTAAADGLRCTVAARTFRGTHVAVRLQPEGAPPLEAACALREAPEPGDVVGVEFDAAEVVVLGGSGASGTRPAAKNPVPRAG
- a CDS encoding LAETG motif-containing sortase-dependent surface protein, which produces MRILGVASASAALALGVAGNALACNIGDFDAVASCDGAKAIVTVSDTDRTANKATVTIFLEDKQVGSGEVTGQKDGKASVAITLTEDWVSGGKYRAHIDVPTRVNSDTDVKSVPSEPCAPKSESPSPSASPEPSESAPSATPSDSARPSESESSAAPATPGDNQPSAAAGESNLAETGANSNTPMIAGIAGAFVVVGGGAVFFGMRRRGASKAS
- a CDS encoding Rossmann fold nucleotide-binding protein, with the protein product MLPTPLHVSHDREIESLAEFDEVVSAGGSLAGFRVQAVDLTARTRELLSSDTTDAVFLGCPMEPEAAARARASGALVFPPVPGLPLDPYRGRLYSPDELFASLDTGYEATPDARAYAWFQRTKADGDIFASTVRALHDDSVSDALDELLVGVRVVGVMGGHAMERGTEAYAGAARLGRTLARSGLMVATGGGPGAMEAANLGAYAAPFDDGMLDEALRVLAAVPSFTPSVTDWARAAFEVRERWPSGGPSIGVPTWFYGHEPPNAFAAHIAKYFANATREDGLLARSNAGVVFLPGAAGTVQEIFDNATPNYYGSKGEPTPMVLVDRVHWTERFPAWELLRALARERAMESRIALVDGVDDAPQALKHLGG
- a CDS encoding VOC family protein, which encodes MYQQMIFVNLPVSDVAASRKFFTELGYSINPQFSTDDCACVVISDTIIAMLLSRQRYADFTKKEIADATTTSEVLLCLSAESREKVDELVDAAIAAGGSGTGEAQDQGFMYGRAFDDLDGHTWEVMWMDPAAVQS
- a CDS encoding ATP-binding cassette domain-containing protein; its protein translation is MVAPPDNDVLWARALHVEHNGSPALSGVSLGVREGEILAVGGPRGSGKTTLLRCLSGQLLPQRGEVWFNSLPVHTMGRLTRERLRRDRFGWIDPSPTLIPELNAWENTALPLMLRGWTRRAAKTAALEWLKRLDIGGCARKRPHALLQSERQRVAVARALAPAPTVLFADEPTAPLHRADQVHVLRTLTSAARSHGITVVLATHDPDTAALADRTVSLLDGRRVNTVHLPPVAEAEGRAACSLSV
- a CDS encoding aspartate aminotransferase family protein — its product is MGNPITVSTKDLSKTAYDHLWMHFTRMSSYENAPVPTIVRGEGTYIYDDKGKKYLDGLAGLFVVQAGHGRRELAEVAAKQAAELAFFPIWSYAHPKAVELAERLAHHAPGDLNKVFFTTGGGEAVETAWKLAKQYHKLTGNYTKYKVISRAVAYHGTPQGALSITGLPALKAPFEPLVPGAHKVPNTNIYRAPIHGDDPEAFGRWAADQIEQEILFEGPETVAAVFLEPVQNAGGCFPPPPGYFQRVREICDKYDVLLVSDEVICAFGRLGTYFACDKFGYVPDIITCAKGMTSGYSPIGAAIVSDRIAEPFYKGDNTFLHGYTFGGHPVSAAVGLANLDLFEREGLNQHVLDNEANFLKTLQKLHDLPIVGDVRGNGFFYGIELVKDKATKETFTDEESERVLYGFVSKKLFEYGLYCRADDRGDPVIQLSPPLISDQSTFDEIEGIVRQVLTEAWTKL